CTGCAACAATGACTACATTAATGTATTTATTAGACCAAAACGGAATTGAAACTAAAAAAGCAAATTAAGTTTCAAAAGGAGACACAAAAAGCCATAAGTTTTTACTTGTGGCTTTTTTTATGTCAAGATTTCATCACAATCAAATAATAAAAAAAGAGGATTGGAATATTTGAAATTAAAATTAGAAGTTTTACTCCAATATCTTTTCGCTGTTCTGAGAGATGAATAAACAGATCTGTCAAATGCACAAACATAATTGCATTTACAATTATTGCCCCTAAAGCAAAAGGCCATGCAATAACTAAAACCATAGAATTTCCGTTTGAAATGATATAAAGGATAAATAGAATTGTACTGATTGCAAATGTGCCAATAGCTAATTCTGTAGACTGTTTTTCTTCAGAAGGATTATAAATTGTTTTCATGATTTTTAAATTTTAAAAGTTTGCTGAATAGTTTGAATTGGCATACAAAGCATTTTTGAAAAATCCAAGTAATGAAATGGCAGCGCTTTTCTACCTCGATTGTATTGCTGAAAGAAGTATTTTATTCGCTTCGGATAAAAGATTGTTCCAGATAATATTACCATATACAGATATAAGCTTCTTTTTCCATTTCCAAATAAATAATACTGCATTCCAATTTCTTCATAAACTGAAATTCCAGTATTAGTCAGAACATGAATAATGTCGTGATCTTCCAGTTTTTCCTGAAGATCAAAATGATTTTTATAAAGAAAATTTCCTAAGCTAAATCCTAGGCTTTGTTCAGGAAAATCCATTAAGAGACCTTTCTCAA
The Flavobacterium humidisoli DNA segment above includes these coding regions:
- a CDS encoding ubiquinone biosynthesis protein COQ4, producing MRDYLIEKLYECSKKPYQKYFKKNQPWNIEKGLLMDFPEQSLGFSLGNFLYKNHFDLQEKLEDHDIIHVLTNTGISVYEEIGMQYYLFGNGKRSLYLYMVILSGTIFYPKRIKYFFQQYNRGRKALPFHYLDFSKMLCMPIQTIQQTFKI